From the Colletotrichum lupini chromosome 10, complete sequence genome, one window contains:
- a CDS encoding KilA-N domain-containing protein gives MRQVAVAIDRYISSSVIVLGNRGIHLCRILRSNSAFYVLFDLQASPASGSRRHASLSEPAVPPLPPILPNEQEDPQSLRHAAGDSSGEVPTAPICARKSSPASGSSRPGAASLPSISSPVLSSSQVTTTTSLSLSYPATRPSLFPSHHHYHTSLSHTHSLHIFFLPLDPSFETALPFVPTRHVTLALRGSNSIASSRQPQRVFGKRHLPQTSPSFSSLRAIYALLPALKLTRRFSPFLRSSPSSTRPGRHHSSIAASAHRKLPLNRHLPAKRNTLMTEDVPRYDDLVARRRLGQTQLTAKMVNLAEGEGAALGVFDYAHLRAPLPKGIVSGIFKSSPNSYFLMRRSHDGFVSATGMFKATFPYAEAAEEEAERKYIKSLASTSPEETAGNVWIPPDHALALAEEYGVGPWIRALLDPATIAVSNTPDSPPKKITAPPKYELLKAHPQLAPPTPTSLPRSTRSRRSASPTKAAAVTTLPRPVRSPRKRRAKADSVEPRESTPTIATKLEVNGVIEEDKDAEAEIKTIVKTVETEPVLVFEAREEEPKAKVIVDQAIKTDEDGNETKHTAVSLELPLLSAEPPSAEETARMIAEAKQMVEAAAIKSEGVDSPKAKSKRGAEEISKGDDEDEEKEVVEEPRSKKAKTTEVQVKKLRVRNRALFGLSAVSLAVGAFSYFSWNIRYSDCLKPIEPEGTRASFLFTRCLWNIGWDQISLMYCLGISLLFGVEWDTVHALQEMLLRGAIVLTIMSLLPGCSISLKQSLIRFLLGLLTGLYVTSWPYEALVPKLSQPLLVENNGPTVYYSVRRPIISWKALGEESVPRRNLHHLSLQSPSSSQLSPSAMEMMFVKLMSFGPHATAYKKSEISHDGRSRRRTNAWVGRQRSRMTGGGAKGQGPRSPACIIRGRHERAWLTPAMAGSPDNRWLAPPQRASGALYTYIFPVLISTLRALPRLVQQQRGFATTHRRLESYGFIGLGQMGYQMAKNLQSKLSPKDEIRIFDINKDAVSNLAKEMDQSQAGGAKVAVVDTARDANFLSLLISRASCRISSSSNFCTKGMNTHTTHQDTIITVLPEPSHVKAVYASILKDLPSRKRTFIDCSTIDPSSSREVAASVSASTSNRGTFVDAPMSGGVVGATAGTLTFMLGCDATHLPTVEPTLLRMGRRVLHCGPQGTGLSAKLANNYLLAINNIATAEAMNLGMKWGLDPKVLAGVINVSTGKCWPSEVNNPVKGVVEGSPAGRDYKGGFGIGLMRKDLGLAVVAAREAGAKLELAGKATEVYASAETEEGCKGRDFSVVYRYLGGKE, from the exons ATGCGGCAAGTGGCAGTCGCGATAGACAGGTACATCTCTTCCAGTGTTATAGTCTTGGGTAACAGAGGTATCCATCTATGTCGCATACTTCGTTCCAATAGTGCCTTTTACGTGCTCTTCGACCTTCAGGCTTCTCCCGCGTCAGGGTCACGCCGTCACGCTTCGCTTTCCGAACCCGCAGTTCCACCCCTCCCTCCAATCTTACCCAATGAGCAGGAGGACCCCCAAAGTTTGAG ACACGCTGCTGGAGACTCGAGTGGTGAGGTACCTACTGCTCCAATTTGCGCGCGCAAAAGTAGCCCAGCTTCAGGCTCTTCCCGTCCCGGGGCCGCCTCTCTTCCTTCCATTTCCTCCCCCGTCCTCTCCTCCTCACaagtcaccaccaccacctctctctctctctcttatcCCGCGACTCGTCCCTCCCTCTTTCCTTCACACCACCACTACCACACCTCACTCTCTCACACACATTCCCTCCACATCTTCTTTCTTCCCCTCGATCCATCCTTTGAGACAGCTTTGCCCTTTGTGCCT ACCCGTCACGTCACGTTGGCGCTCCGAGGATCCAACTCCATCGCCAGCTCCCGTCAGCCCCAACGAGTCTTCGGTAAGCGACACCTACCACAGACCTCACCATCATTCTCTTCTTTGCGCGCCATCTATGCGCTCCTACCTGCCCTCAAGCTGACGCGACGATTTAGTCCCTTCCTCCGATCGAGCCCATCGTCGACGCGACCTGGAAGACACCACTCCTCGATTGCCGCCAGCGCGCATCGCAAACTTCCTTTGAAC CGGCACCTGCCCGCAAAGCGCAACACCCTCATGACTGAGGATGTGCCCCGTT ACGATGACCTCGTAGCCCGTCGTCGACTCGGTCAGACTCAGCTGACGGCCAAGATGGTCAACCTGGCCGAAGGGGAAGGCGCTGCTCTCGGTGTATTCGACTATGCCCACCTCCGCGCTCCCTTGCCCAAGGGTATCGTCTCTGGCATCTTCAAGTCCAGCCCTAACAGCTACTTCTTGATGCGACGCAGCCACGACGGCTTTGTTTCTGCGACAGGAATGTTCAAGGCCACTTTCCCTTACGCCGAGGCCGCCGAAGAAGAGGCCGAACGCAAGTACATTAAGTCACTCGCTTCTACCAGCCCCGAGGAGACTGCCGGCAACGTCTGGATTCCTCCAGACCATGCATTGGCGCTGGCTGAGGAGTACGGCGTTGGGCCTTGGATCCGCGCCCTACTGGATCCCGCGACTATTGCCGTTTCCAACACCCCTGATAGCCCTCCTAAGAAGATCACGGCGCCCCCCAAGTACGAGCTTCTCAAGGCTCACCCTCAGCTTGCTCCTCCTACCCCGACTTCACTCCCTCGTAGCACTCGATCTCGCCGCTCAGCAAGCCCTACCAAGGCCGCCGCTGTCACGACACTCCCTAGACCTGTCCGATCGCCCAGAAAGCGCCGGGCCAAGGCCGACTCTGTTGAGCCTAGAGAATCTACGCCCACAATTGCCACTAAGCTGGAAGTCAACGGCGTTATTGAAGAGGACAAGGACGCCGAAGCGGAGATCAAGACCATTGTCAAGACTGTCGAGACGGAACCAGTGCTTGTATTCGAGGCTAGGGAAGAAGAGCCCAAGGCCAAGGTCATAGTTGACCAAGCTATCAAGACGGATGAGGACGGCAACGAGACTAAGCACACTGCCGTGTCACTAGAGCTTCCTCTGTTGAGCGCAGAGCCACCATCTGCCGAGGAGACTGCGCGTATGATTGCGGAGGCGAAGCAAATGGTCGAGGCGGCCGCCATCAAGTCAGAAGGCGTTGACAGTCCCAAGGCCAAGAGCAAGCGTGGAGCCGAAGAGATTTCAAAAGGAGAcgatgaggatgaggagaaggaggtcgTCGAGGAGCCGCGGTCGAAGAAGGCCAAGACCACCGAGGTGCAGGTCAAGAAGCTCCGCGTACGGAACCGGGCTTTGTTTGGTCTGAGTGCCGTGTCACTGGCCGTCGG CGCATTCTCGTACTTT TCGTGGAATATCAGATATTCTGACTGCCTCAAGCCC ATAGAGCCCGAGGGCACTCGGGCCAGCTTTCTTTTCACTCGTTGCTTGTGGAATATTGGGTGGGATCAAATAAGT TTGATGTATTGTTTAGGTATTTCTCTGCTTTTTGGCGTCGAATGGGATACGGTGCATGCGTTGCAAGAGATGCTTCTTCGAGGCGCTATCGTCTTGACAATTATGTCGCTC CTACCCGGATGCTCCATTTCGCTCAAGCAGAGCCTCATCCGGTTTTT GCTTGGGTTGTTGACTGGCTTGTATGTTACAAGTTGGCCGTACGAGGCCCTTgtccctaagctatcccaGCCGCTGCTGGTAGAAAACAATGGCCCAACCGTCTATTACTCAGTCAGACGTCCCATTATTTCATGGAAGGCCCTTGGCGAAGAGTCAGTTCCTCGCCGAAATCTCCACCACTTATCCCTTCAGTCTCCATCGTCGTCTCAACTGTCTCCATCGGCAATGGAGATGATGTTTGTCAAACTGATGTCATTCGGTCCACATGCCACGGCATATAAGAAATCAGAAATTTCTCACGAT GGCCGCTCCCGCAGACGCACCAATGCATGGGTTGGGAGACAAAGGTCTCGGATGACGGGGGGAGGGGCCAAGGGCCAAGGTCCAAGGTCGCCCGCGTGCATCATTCGGGGTAGACACGAGCGGGCATGGCTAACACCGGCAATGGCCGGCTCCCCGGATAACCGTTGGCTTGCTCCCCCGCAGCGCGCAAGCGG AGCATTGTACACTTACATCTTTCCGGTTTTGA TTTCCACATTGCGAGCTCTGCCGAGACTCGTTCAACAACAGCGCGGCTTTGCGACGACGCACCGGCGGTTGGAGAGTTATGGCTTCATCGGCTTAGGACAAATG GGTTACCAAATGGCCAAGAACCTTCAGTCCAAGTTGAGTCCCAAAGATGAGATTCGCATCTTTGACATCAATAAAGACGCCGTCTCCAACCTGGCAAAGGAGATGGACCAGTCTCAGGCCGGCGGCGCAAAGGTTGCTGTTGTTGACACTGCACGAGATGC CAACTTCCTAAGTCTTCTGATCTCGAGAGCCTCATGCCGTATTTCTTCAAGCTCCAATTTCTGTACCAAGGGCATGAATACTCATACGACTCACCAGGACACCATCATCACCGTTCTCCCCGAACCATCCCACGTCAAAGCAGTCTACGCCTCCATCCTCAAAGACCTGCCCTCCCGCAAACGCACCTTTATAGACTGCTCCACCATCGACCCCTCCTCGTCCCGCGAGGTCGCCGCCTCGGTCTCGGCCTCAACCAGCAACCGGGGCACTTTCGTCGACGCCCCAATGTCCGGCGGCGTCGTCGGTGCCACGGCCGGCACGCTCACCTTCATGCTCGGCTGCGACGCAACGCATCTTCCCACCGTGGAGCCGACGCTCCTGCGTATGGGCAGGCGCGTGTTGCACTGCGGACCGCAGGGGACGGGGCTCTCGGCGAAACTGGCGAATAATTACCTACTGGCCATTAACAACATCGCCACGGCTGAGGCGATGAACCTGGGCATGAAGTGGGGGTTGGATCCCAAGGTTCTCGCGGGCGTGATCAACGTTAGTACGGGCAAGTGCTGGCCTAGCGAGGTGAATAACCCCGTCAAGGGCGTCGTCGAGGGGAGTCCCGCGGGACGGGATTATAAGGGCGGGTTCGGGATCGGGCTGATGCGCAAAGATCTTGGGTTGGCCGTCGTTGCTGCGCGGGAGGCTGGTGCCAAGTTGGAGTTGGCGGGCAAGGCAACCGAGGTGTATGCTTCTGCTGAGACCGAGGAAGGGTGCAAAGGGCGGGACTTTTCCGTCGTTTATCGGTACTTGGGAGGCAAGGAGTGA
- a CDS encoding heterokaryon incompatibility protein: MWLLDTTTYEPRMFIIGSTVPPYAILSHTWGSDEVTFQDIQNLPLASKKAGFIKIQGCCTQALRHNIGWAWIDSCCIDKTSSAELSEAINSMYTHYLLARVCFVYLADVPPLSSSPPMDRLSSLASSKWFTRGWTLQELIAPRRTIFYTSDWSRLGTKGVHTDERPFIQALSSITGIFESVLAKTRHPRDYSVAERMSWAANRQTTRAEDLAYCLMGLFGVNIPVLYGEGLKHAFQRLQHEIIRASPDETIFAWRADPQQQLVDPYTGEHRSRTVTSGLLADSPADFAHSHDVHQRALLPPSPFREFSMTNMGLCITANLVRLTPATGGGPRGSPAPQTVFVVPIGASGRSNETSPRTRVGLYLEPVLVAASRAGHKTSYFRRIMCDKFCFASTGEFPQGELANIYILEDDQFAEMQFADRPPTPRPGSASGSGSDGGGGNWSPSIGARLSLSPSPSPRPFPESIL; this comes from the coding sequence ATGTGGCTTCTCGATACAACCACCTACGAACCGCGCATGTTCATCATCGGCAGTACTGTGCCCCCCTACGCCATCCTCTCCCATACTTGGGGATCCGATGAGGTGACCTTCCAAGACATCCAAAACCTGCCCCTGGCATCCAAGAAAGCCGGCTTCATCAAAATTCAGGGATGCTGCACTCAAGCACTGCGTCACAACATTGGATGGGCCTGGATCGACTCCTGCTGCATAGACAAAACCTCCTCCGCAGAGCTGTCCGAAGCCATCAACTCCATGTACACCCACTACCTCCTCGCCCGTGTCTGCTTTGTCTACCTCGCCGACGTACCGCCCCTATCCTCCTCCCCTCCCATGGACCGGCTCTCATCACTCGCTTCTTCCAAGTGGTTCACCCGCGGTTGGACACTCCAGGAGCTCATCGCGCCCCGGCGGACAATCTTCTACACCTCGGACTGGTCCCGTCTCGGAACCAAAGGCGTCCATACCGATGAACGCCCCTTTATCCAGGCCCTCTCCTCCATCACAGGAATCTTTGAATCTGTCCTCGCCAAAACTCGCCATCCGCGCGACTATTCCGTCGCAGAACGCATGTCCTGGGCAGCAAATCGCCAGACCACCCGCGCAGAAGACCTAGCCTACTGCCTCATGGGCCTTTTCGGCGTTAATATCCCCGTGTTGTACGGCGAAGGGCTCAAGCACGCGTTCCAACGTCTCCAACACGAGATCATACGGGCATCTCCCGACGAAACTATCTTCGCGTGGAGGGCGGATccgcagcagcagctcgTGGACCCGTACACGGGCGAACACCGATCCAGAACTGTGACGTCGGGCTTGCTCGCCGACTCGCCCGCCGATTTTGCCCACTCACACGACGTCCACCAGCGCGCGTTGCTCCCGCCGTCTCCGTTTCGGGAGTTCAGCATGACCAACATGGGCCTCTGCATCACTGCCAACCTTGTGCGTTTGACGCCTGCTACCGGCGGCGGGCCCCGTGGCAGTCCGGCTCCACAGACCGTGTTTGTGGTGCCTATCGGTGCGAGCGGCCGGTCGAACGAAACCTCGCCGCGTACCCGGGTTGGATTGTATTTGGAGCCGGTGCTCGTAGCGGCGAGTCGCGCAGGACACAAGACTTCGTACTTTCGCCGTATCATGTGCGATAAGTTTTGTTTTGCGTCGACTGGCGAGTTTCCGCAGGGCGAGCTTGCCAATATTTACATTCTCGAAGACGATCAGTTCGCCGAGATGCAATTCGCGGATAGGCCTCCTACTCCAAGACCAGGCTCAGCGTCAGGATCTGGCTCGGATGGGGGAGGAGGAAATTGGTCGCCGTCGATTGGGGCTAGGTTATCGCTCTCGCCCAGTCCGTCTCCCAGGCCTTTTCCAGAGAGTATTCTCTAA
- a CDS encoding RHO protein GDP dissociation inhibitor, with product MASHEQEDTMPEETQGYKLSQPKQSLAEYQKMENMLTQDLNLIRDFYMSPLVVSAAHGLAVLEPLDLEQYEMRDDRPTNSTTDENDESLQRYKESLGLGGGKDLSDASDPRVCIILSLTMESPGRDPVTIDLAAPGSEATLKDKPFKIKEGAKFTMVAKFKVQHEILSGLQYVQVVKRKGIKVSKDSEMLGSYAPNTDKQTTYTKRFQEEDAPSGMLARGHYNAISSFVDDDKKTHLTFEWSFDIAKDW from the exons ATGGCTTCCCACGAGCAAGAGGACACCATGCCCGAGGAGACTCAGGGCTACAAGCTCTCCCAGCCCAAGCAGAGTCTGGCTGAGTACCAGAAGATGG AAAACATGCTCACCCAAGATCTGAACCTGATTCGGGACTTTTATATGTCTCCCCTTGTCGTTAGCGCAGCACATGGTCTGGCTGTTCTTGAGCCCTTGGACCTGGAACAATACGAGATGAGAGACGACCGGCCGACTAACAGCACCACAGACGAGAACGATGAGTCTCTCCAGCGCTACAAGGAGTCTCTCGGCCTTGGCGGCGGCAAGGACCTCTCTGACGCTTCCGACCCCCGTGTCTGCATCATCCTCTCCCTGACCATGGAGTCTCCCGGTCGCGACCCCGTCACCATTGACCTGGCTGCTCCTGGCTCTGAGGCGACCCTCAAGGACAAGCCCTTCAAGATCAAGGAGGGCGCCAAGTTCACCATGGTTGCCAAGTTCAAGGTCCAGCACGAGATTCTCAGCGGTCTGCAGTACGTCCAGGTCGTCAAGCGCAAGGGAATCAAGGTCAGCAAGGACTCTGAGATGCTG GGCAGCTACGCTCCCAACACCGACAAGCAGACCACTTACACCAAGCGCT TCCAAGAGGAGGACGCTCCCTCCGGCATGCTCGCCAGAGGTCACTACAACGCCATCTCCAGCTTCGTCGATGATGACAAGAAGACTCACTTGACCTTTGAGTGGTCTTTCGACATCGCCAAGGACTGGTAG
- a CDS encoding RTA1 like protein, producing MGGFGADPSQGARLMLRFGRWSPYRLSESPPFVASTVSPLDSVCCLLHIVFGTKVVDCTGDPQLDLESLYQFLLNVRGPNRETTNIQCGRAGPRVEDEDLGSVLSVTVCCQPLSLFSQKMPSQKTEERVVMDFWTLRWWSLKLICFASIYVDDKPRLRFLLSFLFGIYILVQLVATITDTKREERNEDSDNIPSTQTCDRSLCSTSKSTIMSANDTTTRRPFRECTEVSQLCPVEMTVLSYYPNFGANIFFAVAFGLIVLVSATIGTWKRTWTFMALVTGGCVLETVGMEFPSCLAIPHTRTHHPNLQLDEPCLRYVGRTLLHENPWNKDAFQMQICTIILGPTFICAGIYLTLKHVSANLNPSLSRVRPRLYPLIFLPADLTCLIIQAIGGGLAAAAGQTNKKLLDGGNQAIIAGIVLQVVVLMLFGITGADYWIRVRKWAHGADTSAGDVSLYHAKRFRSFIYAVTVAYACVMIRCIYRVAEMAGGWGNHIMQDEVSFMILDGGLVLICVTMLTAFHPGLFFPQMANARKASVGEKSETTTTSTPENTKIESGRESA from the exons ATGGGTGGATTCGGTGCAGACCCGAGCCAAGGCGCTAGATTGATGCTAAGATTCGGGCGTTGGTCTCCGTACCGTCTTTCGGAGTCTCCCCCGTTTGTTGCCTCAACTGTCTCTCCTCTTGACTCTGTCTGTTGTCTCTTACATATAGTGTTCGGGACAAAGGTTGTTGACTGCACTGGGGATCCGCAACTTGATCTCGAATCACTTTATCAATTCCTACTT AACGTCCGAGGGCCCAACAGAGAGACAACCAACATCCAATG CGGGCGAGCGGGTCCTCGGGTAGAAGACGAAGATCTTGGCTCTGTCCTTAGCGTCACCGTTTGCTGCCAACCCTTGTCGCTCTTTTCGCAGAAGATGCCATCTC AGAAAACTGAGGAGAGGGTTGTCATGGATTTCTGGACCCTGAGATGGTGGTCT CTGAAGCTCATATGTTTCGCATCCATATATGTAGATGACAAACCTCGGCTGCGTTTCTTACTGTCATTTCTATTCGGCATCTACATCTTGGTTCA GCTCGTGGCAACAATAACAGATACCAAGCGAGAGGAAAGAAACGAGGACTCGGACAATATACCATCCACTCAAACTTGCGATCGATCGCTCTG CAGCACATCCAAATCGACCATCATGTCGGCCAACGACACCACGACACGGCGGCCTTTCCGCGAGTGTACCGAAGTCTCACAGCTTTGCCCCGTCGAGATGACAGTCTTGTCCTACTACCCCAACTTCGGCGCCAACATCTTCTTCGCCGTCGCTTTCGGTTTGATCGTGCTCGTGTCGGCAACCATTGGAACATGGAAGCGCACATGGACGTTCATGGCTCTTGTGACGGGCGGCTGTGTCCTCGAGACAGTTGGTATGGAGTTCCCTTCCTGTCTTGCCATTCCTCACACACGAACCCATCATCCCAACTTACAACTGGATGAACCATGCCTCC GCTACGTCGGCCGCACCCTCCTCCACGAGAACCCCTGGAACAAGGACGCTTTCCAGATGCAAATCTGCACCATCATCCTCGGTCCGACCTTCATCTGCGCAGGAATCTATTTGACCTTAAAACACGTCTCCGCCAACCTCAACCCATCCCTCTCGCGCGTCCGCCCTCGTCTGTACCCGCTCATCTTCCTCCCCGCCGACCTCACCTGCCTCATCATCCAGGCTATCGGTGGCGGCTTGGCTGCTGCGGCGGGCCAGACGAATAAGAAGCTGCTAGACGGGGGCAACCAGGCCATCATTGCGGGTATTGTGCTGCAGGTCGTCGTGTTGATGCTGTTTGGGATCACTGGTGCGGACTACTGGATCCGCGTGAGGAAGTGGGCGCACGGGGCCGATACCAGCGCCGGCGATGTCTCGCTGTACCATGCCAAGAGGTTCAGGTCCTTTATCTACGCTGTTACGGTGGCGTATGCTTGTGTTATGATTCGTTGCATTTACCG TGTTGCCGAGATGGCCGGTGGATGGGGCAACCATATTATGCAGGACGAGGTTTCCTTCATGATCCTCGACGGCGGCCTGGTCTTGATCTGCGTCACGATGCTTACAGCCTTCCACCCGGGTTTATTCTTCCCGCAAATGGCGAACGCTCGCAAGGCATCTGTCGGAGAGAAGTCGGAGACGACAACAACATCAACACCAGAAAATACCAAGATCGAGTCTGGGCGCGAGTCCGCATGA
- a CDS encoding Nuf2 family protein — protein MSYNPRMSIIPATQTQSRNTRKKEDEADAFMRLPDKEIVGCITDIGIPFNVADLQKPNPLQVQMIFEWFAELLLNATRETVEPAMRAAAEDICGEYSDIVPPDTRNLMGFYVSLRGLLAECGIQDFSFNDLYKPTHDRLVKIFSYLINFVRFRESQTSVIDEHFNKAETTKSRIESLYSENQDMESRLVDMKRNRKAMEAQVREKTTRNEELKQRLLELRRNQERVAARLEDAKVKKTELTTALEERTAQKLTAKQESAKLRPYVMQSPSALQATLTELSNALNSEKSHIEALDRRSRALQTSADSFSVVSTDVASCIKVLDEIGTELAKEEDENLKNVKQRDALSERGNNVREVERTEALLQRQLLKWNERTEKLREQSSAKAQDAKEKMEELRAVHRKLTEERTDKGKDIERRRVRIEQTEKKMLDLKENIENEIHSAYDEFLKMDSHIKLYITEMEQAL, from the exons ATGTCGTACAATCCGCGGATGAGCATCATTCCCGCGACACAGACACAGTCGCGCAATACCCGCAAGAAAGAAGATGAAGCCGACGCGTTCATGCGCCTGCCGGACAAGGAGATTGTCGGCTGCATAACAGACATCGGAATCCCCTTCAACGTTGCCGACCTCCAGAAGCCGAACCCATTGCAGGTGCAGATGATTTTCGAATGGTTTGCCGAATTGCTCCTCAATGCGACCCGCGAGACCGTCGAGCCCGCCATGcgtgctgctgctgaggaCATCTGCGGCGAATACTCCGACATCGTGCCCCCCGACACCCGCAACTTGATGGGCTTCTACGTTTCTCTGCGAGGTCTTCTAGCAGAGTGCGGCATCCAGGACTTCAGCTTCAACGACCTCTACAAGCCCACGCACGACCGTCTTGTCAAAATCTTTAGTTACCTGATCAACTTTGTGCGCTTCCGCGAATCTCAGACAAGCGTCATTGACGAGCACTTCAACAAGGCCGAAACGACGAAATCCCGCATAGAGAGCCTGTACTCGGAGAATCAGGACATGGAGTCGCGTCTTGTCGACATGAAGCGCAACCGCAAGGCAATGGAGGCACAGGTGCGCGAGAAGACGACCCGCAACGAGGAACTCAAGCAGCGGCTGCTGGAGCTGCGGCGTAACCAGGAGCGCGTGGCCGCTCGTCTTGAAGACGCAAAGGTCAAGAAGACTGAGCTCACGACAGCGCTGGAGGAGAGGACAGCACAAAAGCTTACCGCTAAACAAGAGAGCGCAAAGCTTCGGCCCTACGTCATGCAGAGTCCTTCGGCGCTGCAGGCGACCCTGACAGAGCTAAGCAACGCGCTTAACAGCGAAAAATCGCACATCGAGGCCCTCGATCGCCGCTCGCGCGCACTCCAGACATCAGCCGATTCCTTCTCGGTGGTCTCTACGGACGTAGCATCATGCATCAAGGTGTTGGACGAAATTGGCACCGAGCTGGCcaaggaggaggacgagAACCTGAAGAATGTCAAGCAACGCGATGCACTATCGGAGCGCGGTAACAACGTGCGAGAAGTCGAGCGTACGGAGGCATTGCTGCAGCGGCAATTGCTCAAGTGGAACGAGCGTACCGAGAAGCTCCGCGAGCAAAGTTCTGCCAAGGCCCAGGACGCCAAGGAGAAGATGGAGGAGCTTCGTGCTGTTCACCGTAAGCTCACCGAGGAGAGGACGGACAAGGGCAAGGATATTGAGAGGCGCCGTGTTCGCATTGAGCAAACTGAGAAAAAG ATGTTGGACCTCAAGGAGAACATTGAAAACGAGATTCACAGTGCTTACGATGAGTTCCTCAAGATGGACTCTCACATCAAGCTATACATTACCGAGATGGAGCAGGCTCTCTAG